Proteins from a genomic interval of Phycisphaerae bacterium:
- a CDS encoding flagellin — MSRINTNISALTTIRQLIGNQDDLATRLERLSSGFQINRGADDPAGLIASEALRSEIRGINAAIDNSTRAINVISTADAALAEVSKLLLEVKQLVSSSTNSGAISDEEIQANQLQIDSLLESINRVANSTTFNTKKLLNGQLGYTVSAQNQADLPRLQIFGARVPAGGTLPVTVQVTQSALTAQLTISAGGTSGLSAAGGSASLSATNNVTIEVRGRLGTETFTFTGGTTVSSIATTVASFKNLTGVSASLITASAGATGISFNSISYGSDEFVSVREITGTFNVTPGDQGDTEDRGRDATVLVNGQAASVKGLVARVRSSGLDMVVDLSTAFGTTLGSSVFGITGGGANFQIGSTVGSDGLVSIGIPSLHSSNLGSTAAGFLNMIASGGNYSITNPDNHPKAADIVAAAITQVAVLSGRLGGFQANQIETNLNSQRVALENVTASESAIRDTDYATEVANLTRAQILVQATTQILGVANQIPQNVLALLR; from the coding sequence ATGAGTCGCATTAACACGAACATCTCGGCGCTCACCACCATTCGGCAGCTCATCGGGAACCAGGATGACCTGGCCACCCGCCTGGAACGACTAAGTTCCGGCTTTCAGATCAACCGCGGCGCCGACGACCCCGCGGGCCTGATTGCCTCCGAGGCGCTGCGCTCCGAGATCCGCGGCATCAACGCGGCCATCGACAATTCGACCCGCGCCATCAACGTCATCTCGACGGCCGATGCCGCCCTCGCCGAGGTCTCCAAGCTCCTGCTCGAAGTCAAGCAGCTGGTCAGCTCCTCGACCAACAGCGGCGCCATCTCCGACGAGGAAATCCAGGCCAACCAGTTGCAGATCGACTCCCTCCTGGAAAGCATCAACCGCGTCGCCAATTCGACGACGTTTAACACCAAGAAGCTTCTCAACGGCCAGCTCGGCTACACGGTCAGCGCCCAGAACCAGGCCGATCTGCCCCGCCTCCAGATCTTCGGCGCCCGCGTGCCCGCCGGCGGCACCCTCCCCGTCACCGTCCAGGTCACACAGTCCGCCCTGACGGCCCAACTCACCATCTCGGCCGGCGGAACCAGCGGCCTCTCCGCCGCCGGTGGTTCGGCCTCCCTCTCCGCCACGAACAATGTCACGATCGAAGTCCGCGGCCGCCTCGGCACCGAAACTTTCACCTTTACCGGCGGCACCACCGTCAGCTCGATCGCCACGACCGTGGCCAGCTTCAAGAACCTCACCGGTGTCTCCGCCTCGCTCATCACCGCCAGCGCCGGCGCCACCGGCATCAGCTTCAACAGCATCTCTTACGGCAGCGACGAATTCGTCTCCGTCCGCGAAATCACCGGCACCTTCAACGTCACACCTGGTGACCAGGGCGATACCGAGGACCGCGGCCGCGATGCCACCGTCCTCGTCAACGGACAGGCCGCTTCCGTGAAGGGCCTCGTCGCCCGCGTCCGCAGCAGTGGTCTCGATATGGTGGTCGACCTGAGCACGGCCTTCGGCACCACGCTGGGTTCGTCCGTCTTCGGCATCACCGGAGGCGGAGCGAATTTCCAGATCGGTTCAACCGTCGGCTCCGACGGCCTCGTGAGCATCGGAATCCCGTCGTTGCACAGCTCCAATCTCGGAAGCACCGCCGCCGGATTCTTGAACATGATCGCCTCCGGTGGAAACTATTCGATCACCAATCCCGACAATCATCCCAAGGCCGCGGATATCGTCGCCGCCGCGATCACGCAGGTGGCGGTCCTTAGCGGTCGCTTGGGTGGCTTCCAGGCCAACCAGATCGAGACCAATCTCAACAGCCAGCGTGTCGCCCTCGAAAACGTCACCGCCTCCGAGTCCGCCATCCGCGACACCGACTACGCCACCGAAGTGGCCAACCTCACGCGGGCGCAGATTCTGGTACAGGCCACGACGCAAATCCTCGGCGTCGCCAACCAGATTCCGCAAAACGTCCTCGCCCTGCTGCGGTAA
- the fliD gene encoding flagellar filament capping protein FliD: MSSISLGTGLVSGLPINDLVDSLIALQRRPITQLQTRLQTIGTRRAALLQLSAQLLSVQNTASRLTKADFFRRTQAASSNESVLLASAGSTATPGQYTFTVRSLAAAHQLLSSGFASSNATPLGAGTLTIEGAQGLLNRSTPLSQLNGEEGVHRGKIRITDRSGASAVIDLATASTINDAVTLINADDAVQIVARIEGDHLVLTDQTGLAAGTLAVAEVNGGRAASELGILGASATGEITGSDLVSLSESTRLSLLNDGNGVRRLRGQSDFSAALADGTTLSFDLSDRLALDTPLAVLNRGGGATNGSLRLTTRAGQQVDVDLSAAQTIGDVKTAIESAATGVTVNLTGSQLTLVDSSAATGTTKIEEIGTGTTAANLGLLGTSTTGTITGKDIYFVDTLGDLVRIINTRTGNDGKLTASLAPNGLGLVFTDNTTGVNPFQLTALNGSHALDDLGLTTTPTGNTIQSRRLLAGLNTVLLRSLNGGSGVQLGQVQLTDRAGTTATIDLSSAQSLQDVLDAINAAPTAITTAFSSSGLGIELTDTSGGAGNLAVSDLTGTSAADLHIAANSATTKIASGNLQRQYLSSATLLADLNNGRGIARGSFRITNSNGASAVVDLTQGNEQSLQDVIDEINSRGISVTARINDTGDGLLLEDTAGGPGKLTIGESGGTTAQSLGILGTAAEGQNYFDGSLETRITVTAADTLDTLLAKIKSTRAPVSAAIINDNSGARSYRLSLTSTQSGRIGELAIDAGTTSLSFDTLSQARDATVLFGPPDAASPLVLSSATNTLTDAVGGLRLDLTGTSTTPVTVTVSQDIDSLFEDVSGFVSAVNEVISSIDRLSSFDSETQARGILFADPTARRIRDRLIGLTSRSVAGLAPTLNRLSQIGISLTGGASISLNEEKFRAAYERDPAGVEYLFTTAETGFGPVIEQTIKQLTDTETGAIALQDQSLQSSEDLLNNRITQLETLVERRRQRLLAQFAATESAIARLQSQQTALSGLSGLSSGFSL, encoded by the coding sequence ATGTCCAGCATCTCCCTCGGCACCGGTCTCGTCTCCGGCCTCCCCATTAACGACCTGGTCGATTCGCTGATCGCGCTCCAGCGCCGCCCCATTACGCAACTTCAGACTCGGCTTCAAACGATCGGCACCCGCCGCGCCGCCCTGCTCCAACTCTCCGCGCAGCTCCTCTCCGTTCAGAACACCGCGTCCCGCCTGACCAAGGCCGACTTCTTCCGCCGCACCCAGGCCGCCAGTTCCAACGAATCCGTCCTCCTCGCTTCCGCCGGCTCAACGGCAACGCCCGGCCAATACACCTTCACCGTCCGCAGCCTCGCCGCCGCGCACCAACTGCTCTCCTCCGGCTTCGCCTCATCCAATGCCACGCCCCTCGGCGCGGGCACCCTCACCATCGAAGGGGCCCAGGGGCTCCTCAACCGCTCCACGCCCCTCTCCCAACTCAATGGCGAAGAAGGCGTCCACCGCGGGAAGATCCGCATCACCGATCGCTCCGGCGCATCCGCCGTCATCGACCTCGCCACCGCCTCCACCATCAACGACGCGGTCACTCTCATCAATGCCGACGACGCCGTCCAGATCGTCGCCCGAATCGAAGGCGATCACCTCGTCCTCACCGACCAGACCGGCCTCGCCGCCGGCACACTCGCCGTTGCCGAAGTCAATGGCGGCCGTGCGGCATCCGAACTGGGCATCCTCGGCGCGAGCGCGACGGGCGAGATCACCGGCAGTGATTTGGTTTCGCTCTCCGAATCCACGCGCCTGTCCCTCCTCAACGATGGCAACGGAGTCCGTCGCCTCCGCGGTCAGTCCGACTTCTCCGCCGCCCTCGCGGACGGCACGACGCTCTCCTTCGACCTCTCCGACCGTCTCGCCCTCGACACCCCCCTCGCCGTCCTCAATCGCGGCGGCGGCGCGACCAACGGCTCGCTCCGCCTTACCACGCGCGCCGGTCAACAAGTCGACGTCGATCTCTCCGCGGCCCAAACGATCGGCGATGTCAAAACTGCAATCGAATCCGCCGCCACCGGCGTCACCGTCAACCTCACCGGCTCGCAACTCACCCTTGTCGATTCCTCCGCCGCCACGGGCACAACAAAGATCGAAGAAATCGGCACCGGCACAACCGCCGCAAACCTCGGACTGCTCGGCACGTCCACCACCGGTACGATCACCGGCAAGGATATCTACTTCGTCGACACCCTCGGCGACCTCGTCCGCATCATCAACACCCGCACTGGCAACGATGGCAAACTCACCGCCTCCCTCGCGCCGAATGGCCTGGGGCTTGTCTTCACCGACAACACCACCGGCGTGAACCCGTTCCAACTGACCGCACTCAATGGCTCGCACGCCCTCGACGACCTCGGCCTGACCACAACCCCCACCGGAAACACAATCCAATCCCGCCGCCTCCTCGCCGGTCTCAACACCGTCCTGCTTCGCTCGCTTAACGGCGGCAGCGGCGTCCAGCTCGGTCAGGTCCAACTCACCGACCGCGCGGGCACGACGGCCACCATCGACCTCTCCTCCGCCCAATCGCTTCAGGACGTGCTCGACGCAATCAACGCCGCCCCCACCGCCATCACCACCGCATTCTCTTCGAGCGGTCTGGGCATCGAGCTGACCGACACCAGCGGCGGCGCCGGCAATCTCGCCGTCTCCGACCTGACTGGCACATCCGCCGCCGACCTGCACATCGCCGCGAACTCTGCGACGACCAAAATCGCCAGCGGCAATCTCCAGCGCCAATATCTCTCCTCCGCCACGCTCCTCGCCGACCTCAACAACGGTCGCGGCATCGCCCGCGGTTCCTTCCGCATCACCAACAGCAATGGCGCCAGCGCCGTCGTCGATCTCACCCAGGGCAACGAGCAATCGCTTCAGGACGTCATCGACGAGATCAACTCCCGCGGCATCAGCGTCACCGCCCGCATTAACGACACCGGCGACGGCCTGCTCCTCGAAGACACCGCCGGCGGCCCCGGCAAACTCACCATTGGCGAAAGCGGCGGCACGACCGCCCAATCCCTCGGCATCCTCGGCACCGCCGCCGAAGGCCAGAACTATTTCGACGGCTCCCTCGAAACGCGCATCACCGTCACCGCCGCCGACACGCTCGACACGCTCCTCGCCAAGATCAAATCCACACGCGCCCCGGTCAGCGCCGCGATCATCAATGACAACTCCGGCGCCCGTTCGTATCGCCTCAGCCTTACGTCCACCCAATCCGGCCGCATCGGCGAACTCGCCATCGACGCCGGCACGACGAGCCTCTCCTTCGACACCCTCTCCCAGGCCCGCGACGCCACCGTCCTCTTCGGCCCTCCCGACGCCGCATCGCCCTTGGTCCTCAGTAGCGCCACCAACACCCTCACCGACGCCGTCGGCGGTCTCCGCCTCGATCTCACCGGCACCAGCACAACCCCCGTCACCGTTACCGTATCCCAGGACATCGACAGCCTCTTCGAAGACGTGTCCGGATTTGTCTCCGCCGTCAACGAAGTCATCTCCTCGATCGACCGACTCAGCAGCTTTGACTCCGAAACCCAGGCCCGCGGCATCCTCTTCGCCGACCCCACCGCCCGTCGCATCCGCGATCGACTCATCGGTCTCACCAGCCGCTCCGTCGCCGGTCTCGCCCCGACGCTCAATCGCCTCAGCCAGATCGGTATCTCGTTGACCGGTGGCGCATCGATCAGCCTCAACGAAGAAAAGTTCCGCGCCGCCTACGAGCGCGACCCCGCCGGCGTGGAATATCTCTTCACCACCGCCGAGACCGGCTTCGGCCCCGTCATCGAACAGACGATCAAGCAACTGACAGACACTGAGACCGGCGCGATCGCGCTTCAGGATCAATCGCTGCAATCCTCCGAGGACCTGCTCAACAATCGAATCACCCAGTTGGAGACGCTCGTCGAGCGCCGCCGCCAGCGCCTCCTCGCCCAGTTCGCCGCCACCGAATCCGCCATCGCCCGCCT